Proteins from a genomic interval of Verrucomicrobiota bacterium:
- a CDS encoding SGNH/GDSL hydrolase family protein encodes MKKLAWLVFWFAGCILQVPPADAFDLSKFNQLVIFGDSLSDNGNAYFLTNGQTPAGPPLSTGPYYEGRWSDGPIWVDDFPSIAGLPQPITPFFADPVSGTNVAVGGSTSSPVVHSASTSSTPLTVQISAFVAEHGGRIPGNDLYLIWIGADDFLLAGNRNPNITVAGIAAGIAQLREAGARACVLVTVPDVSVAPSVKAAGLALAAKNFVSAVNTGLQTSAPFLAWVLGIQLELVDMNPLLYDVVNNPGKHGFSNSSGYALDPSTGGGDMNKDDYVFFDGLHPTQGVHMLLAEFFYEAITGGNAVPGGTLAFYP; translated from the coding sequence ATGAAAAAGCTCGCATGGCTTGTGTTTTGGTTTGCAGGCTGCATTCTGCAAGTGCCCCCCGCGGACGCGTTCGACCTGAGTAAGTTCAATCAGTTGGTTATTTTCGGGGACAGCCTCTCCGACAATGGAAATGCATATTTCCTGACCAACGGCCAGACTCCGGCGGGCCCTCCACTTAGTACGGGACCTTATTATGAGGGTCGCTGGAGCGACGGCCCGATCTGGGTGGATGATTTCCCATCGATTGCGGGTTTGCCTCAGCCGATCACGCCTTTTTTCGCGGATCCCGTCAGCGGGACCAACGTTGCCGTCGGAGGTTCAACGTCGTCCCCTGTCGTGCACTCAGCTTCGACGTCGTCTACGCCGCTAACCGTCCAGATCAGCGCCTTCGTGGCGGAGCACGGGGGGCGGATCCCCGGCAATGACCTTTACCTGATCTGGATCGGCGCGGATGATTTCCTCCTTGCAGGCAACCGTAATCCCAATATAACCGTTGCCGGCATCGCCGCCGGGATCGCTCAACTCAGGGAGGCGGGCGCCAGGGCGTGTGTACTCGTGACGGTGCCCGACGTCTCGGTGGCACCCAGTGTGAAGGCGGCAGGCTTGGCCTTGGCTGCGAAAAATTTTGTGAGCGCCGTTAATACCGGCCTGCAAACCAGCGCGCCGTTTTTGGCCTGGGTCCTCGGAATTCAGCTGGAGTTGGTCGACATGAACCCGCTTTTATATGACGTGGTGAACAACCCCGGCAAGCACGGGTTTTCAAACAGCTCGGGGTACGCCCTCGATCCGAGCACCGGCGGAGGGGACATGAACAAGGATGACTATGTATTCTTCGACGGCCTCCATCCGACCCAGGGGGTGCATATGCTCCTTGCAGAATTCTTTTATGAAGCCATTACGGGCGGCAACGCCGTTCCCGGCGGCACGTTAGCTTTTTATCCATGA
- a CDS encoding universal stress protein, which produces MSALIIEWRADALNRIFTALKQDFFPFMQLASPPKNALSPLLHAVAGQQWISGCSPSVDHILLLADRHPDSQGAIDLGIELAERFNARLTLMHGGNLGSDPAFWTSDSLETPDPNQVRLALLGLLWAIRQRCPEVGMCTVSARLPEQVFQAAAQHGADLLVLPAVLFGRFVPLVGGRGRDEAVEGAPCPVLVVEPAPGEHYPG; this is translated from the coding sequence GTGAGTGCGCTGATAATCGAGTGGCGGGCAGACGCCCTGAACCGGATCTTCACTGCACTGAAACAGGATTTTTTCCCCTTTATGCAACTTGCCTCTCCTCCGAAGAATGCCCTGTCGCCGCTGCTGCACGCCGTGGCCGGCCAACAATGGATCAGCGGATGTTCACCGAGCGTGGATCATATCCTGCTGCTGGCTGACCGGCATCCCGATTCCCAAGGGGCAATCGACCTTGGGATTGAATTGGCCGAACGTTTCAATGCCCGGCTCACGCTGATGCACGGCGGCAACCTCGGTTCTGATCCTGCTTTCTGGACGAGCGATTCCCTGGAAACGCCCGACCCGAACCAGGTAAGGCTGGCGTTGCTCGGCTTGCTCTGGGCTATCCGTCAACGCTGTCCGGAGGTGGGCATGTGCACGGTAAGCGCCCGACTGCCGGAACAAGTGTTCCAAGCGGCAGCCCAACATGGCGCGGACCTTCTCGTGCTGCCCGCAGTCCTCTTTGGCCGGTTTGTGCCGCTGGTGGGCGGGCGCGGCCGGGATGAAGCGGTCGAGGGTGCCCCCTGCCCTGTTCTGGTCGTGGAACCGGCTCCTGGGGAACATTACCCAGGTTAG
- a CDS encoding glycosyltransferase family 2 protein yields the protein MEIIRSSDETFALEKQDHKSIAENTDEVRLFLVVCNEITKLPYFFAYYRNLGVGRFFVVDDRSDDGSREFLLDQADCHLFHPTNSYQDSKYGAHWQDLLSDTYGTGSWCLAVDADELLVYPDCEKIALPSFCEYLDSEGSAAFFAFLLDMYPNTDLSEAICVPGTPFHDICPFFDTDYAFIGSGTSDGIDELPPIRVIGGPRMRKFYPRQRRTGFFSKALLTFSVRLANRLHFWRGDKPHYAPALMKVPLVKWQSGCKRLSSHVIAKPKQGALSSVTGALLHFKFFADFHAKAKSAVASGQHYNGSQEYARYLAHVSRDPGLSFMYSGSRRYVNSESLLRAGIIKANAGFASYARARDRR from the coding sequence ATGGAAATCATACGATCCTCGGACGAGACGTTCGCTTTGGAAAAACAGGATCATAAGTCCATTGCCGAAAACACGGATGAGGTGCGGTTGTTCCTGGTCGTCTGCAATGAAATAACCAAGCTGCCTTATTTCTTCGCCTATTACCGAAACCTCGGCGTCGGGCGCTTTTTCGTGGTGGATGATAGATCCGATGACGGGTCACGGGAGTTTCTGCTCGATCAAGCGGATTGCCACCTTTTCCATCCCACAAATTCTTATCAGGATTCCAAGTACGGGGCGCACTGGCAGGATCTGCTGTCGGATACGTACGGCACCGGTAGCTGGTGTTTGGCGGTGGATGCCGACGAACTGCTTGTTTATCCTGACTGCGAGAAGATAGCGCTTCCCTCCTTTTGCGAATATCTGGACAGTGAAGGCAGTGCAGCGTTTTTTGCCTTCCTGCTGGACATGTATCCGAACACGGACTTGTCTGAGGCGATTTGTGTTCCCGGCACGCCTTTTCATGATATCTGCCCGTTTTTCGACACCGACTATGCATTCATCGGGTCAGGGACAAGCGACGGCATCGATGAGCTTCCGCCGATCCGGGTGATCGGTGGGCCGCGCATGAGGAAATTTTATCCGCGGCAGAGGCGGACCGGCTTTTTCAGTAAGGCGCTGTTGACCTTCAGCGTCCGGTTGGCCAACCGGTTACACTTCTGGCGTGGTGATAAGCCTCACTATGCGCCCGCCCTGATGAAGGTCCCGCTGGTTAAATGGCAGTCAGGTTGTAAGCGATTGTCGAGCCACGTCATTGCGAAGCCGAAACAAGGGGCGCTGTCGTCGGTGACGGGGGCGCTTCTGCATTTCAAATTCTTTGCCGATTTTCACGCGAAGGCAAAGTCGGCCGTAGCGAGCGGGCAGCACTATAATGGATCACAGGAGTATGCGCGCTACCTTGCTCACGTCAGCCGGGACCCCGGCCTTTCGTTCATGTACAGCGGCAGCCGTCGTTACGTTAACAGCGAGAGTCTTCTGCGGGCGGGTATCATCAAAGCGAACGCAGGCTTCGCATCGTATGCGCGTGCTCGTGATCGAAGGTGA
- a CDS encoding Dyp-type peroxidase: MGIPDQSAASPTVRFLPPETQVEKAALFELPGAHGPGVAGPEAASPVAEDVLAVNEIQGNIVPGFNKDYQLLLFCSIADAAATKAWLAAVANEIATASEVLAFNRLFRQMRDRRGVEAPNLVTTWANLAFSHPGLVKLTPSAAEFLEGAAFRVGMPARTALLGDTVDPAGWVVGAEGSVPDVLFIVAGDRVDSVGPEACRLLGLAAMPAPGEPLGATGLRLMHLDRGAVLPDKGHEHFGFKDGISQPGVRGRVSEAADDYLTPRLLNPNDPQAPFVGKPGQVLVWPGEFVLGYQRQDSRKPLMPLPALPLTPDWTRNGSYLVFRRLRQDVAAFRRFVREGTGLVRGNPAFADMDEARFAAKLVGRWASGAPLARAPKTDDPPLGDDDLANNHFFFAKATAAVSADGETVAGSPADPVGLFCPHGGHIRKVNPRDVSTESGSSLKRRLLRRGLPYGPALPVAAGETSDGVDRGLLFLAYTAQPDSSFELIQQNWCNDPLQPEGGGHDPIIGQTAGDGSRTFEITGDGGTRASLTLPQPWVVPTGGAYFFAPSIAALKGVLAV; encoded by the coding sequence ATGGGAATCCCTGACCAGTCCGCCGCATCGCCCACCGTGCGGTTTCTACCCCCGGAAACGCAGGTAGAAAAAGCGGCCCTCTTTGAGTTGCCCGGCGCGCACGGCCCGGGGGTGGCCGGACCGGAAGCCGCCTCCCCCGTCGCGGAAGACGTGCTCGCGGTTAACGAAATCCAGGGCAACATCGTGCCGGGTTTCAACAAAGACTACCAGCTCCTGCTTTTTTGCAGTATTGCCGACGCGGCGGCGACGAAGGCATGGCTCGCGGCCGTTGCGAACGAGATCGCCACCGCCTCCGAGGTGCTGGCCTTTAACCGGCTCTTTCGCCAAATGCGCGACCGGCGCGGGGTCGAAGCGCCGAACCTCGTCACCACCTGGGCTAACCTGGCCTTTTCCCACCCGGGGCTCGTCAAGCTGACGCCGAGTGCCGCGGAGTTTCTTGAGGGTGCGGCGTTCCGCGTCGGGATGCCGGCGCGCACCGCCCTGCTGGGCGATACGGTTGACCCGGCCGGCTGGGTGGTGGGCGCAGAGGGGAGCGTGCCTGACGTGTTGTTCATCGTCGCGGGCGACCGCGTGGACAGCGTTGGCCCGGAGGCATGCCGTCTGCTGGGCCTGGCCGCCATGCCTGCGCCCGGCGAACCGCTCGGCGCAACAGGACTGCGCTTGATGCACCTGGACCGAGGCGCCGTCCTGCCGGATAAAGGGCACGAACACTTCGGCTTCAAGGACGGCATTTCCCAGCCGGGCGTGCGCGGGCGCGTCTCGGAAGCTGCAGACGATTACCTGACTCCCCGGCTCCTCAATCCGAACGATCCGCAGGCCCCCTTCGTAGGCAAGCCGGGACAGGTGCTGGTCTGGCCGGGCGAATTCGTGCTCGGCTACCAGCGGCAGGATAGCCGGAAGCCGCTCATGCCCCTCCCCGCGCTGCCCCTTACCCCGGACTGGACACGGAACGGATCCTACCTCGTCTTCCGCCGGTTGCGGCAAGACGTGGCCGCCTTCCGCCGGTTCGTCCGTGAGGGCACCGGGCTCGTGCGCGGCAACCCTGCCTTTGCCGACATGGACGAGGCGCGTTTCGCGGCGAAACTCGTCGGGCGCTGGGCGAGTGGCGCGCCGTTGGCCCGGGCACCGAAAACCGACGACCCGCCGCTTGGAGACGACGACCTGGCAAACAACCATTTCTTTTTTGCAAAGGCGACCGCCGCGGTGAGCGCCGACGGCGAGACCGTGGCCGGCAGCCCCGCCGATCCGGTAGGGCTGTTCTGCCCGCACGGCGGGCACATCCGCAAGGTGAATCCGCGCGACGTGAGCACGGAAAGCGGTTCGTCGCTCAAACGCCGGCTGCTGCGGCGAGGCCTGCCGTACGGTCCGGCCCTGCCCGTTGCAGCCGGCGAGACCAGTGACGGCGTGGATCGGGGCCTGCTCTTCCTTGCCTACACGGCCCAACCGGATAGTTCCTTTGAACTCATCCAGCAAAATTGGTGCAATGATCCGTTGCAACCGGAAGGCGGCGGGCATGACCCGATCATCGGCCAAACGGCCGGCGATGGCAGTCGTACGTTCGAAATTACCGGCGACGGCGGGACGCGCGCCTCCCTGACCTTGCCTCAACCGTGGGTCGTTCCCACCGGCGGGGCTTATTTTTTCGCGCCGTCCATCGCAGCGTTGAAAGGCGTCCTGGCCGTCTGA
- a CDS encoding ParB/RepB/Spo0J family partition protein — protein sequence MTAPSEIVHIPLNKLVPSPFNVRKTGGQSLEELSASIRAHGLLHNLVVAEQVGPGKNGSQTFQVIAGGRRYAALVKLAKEKAIPKTFLVPCRVVESGAVTETSLAENVIREAMHPADQFEAFRALVDRGAGIDEIAARFGVTPAVVRQRLRLANVSPALLALYRSDDITLEQLMALAITDDHAAQERVWNSAPSGSAWREPQALRAALTKSKVDATTDSRIRFIGIETYTAAGGHIERDLFQPEHEGYLTDPALLDRLVADKLEVLGEAVRAEGWKWVEVYSRFDASRLATFERLYPVATVLPPEVNARIEALEAEREQLREGYAWTDDYPQAVKARLSEIATRLDQLSGRNEGYRAEVKASAGAIVALRNGEPFVYRGLVRTEDKRAAEAATAEPPADNHDDDNKSHDTNTNTGAQAGLPGALVEELTVHRTAALRVTLAGRPDVALAAVAHRLALEFCYGRPSDGLPSALTIRPAKAPDRLDRHGKAVEESPAGIALREQQARWRSRLPETPEKLWDWLVAQEQSVILELLAFCAAQTVDAVRPAHVGTDRARLAAADRLAHAVGLDMTGWWKPAAAGFLSRLTKHQILAALAEAGGAAGGAELRKLSKKDLLVEAERRLASARWLPEPLRPLRP from the coding sequence ATGACCGCTCCTTCCGAGATCGTCCACATCCCGCTCAATAAGTTGGTCCCCTCCCCCTTTAACGTGCGCAAGACCGGCGGCCAATCCCTTGAAGAGCTCTCCGCGTCCATTCGTGCGCACGGTTTGTTGCACAACCTGGTCGTCGCCGAACAGGTTGGGCCGGGCAAGAACGGCAGCCAAACCTTTCAGGTTATCGCGGGCGGACGGCGCTACGCCGCACTCGTCAAGCTCGCGAAGGAAAAAGCCATTCCCAAGACTTTCCTTGTCCCCTGCCGCGTGGTCGAATCGGGCGCGGTCACCGAAACGAGCCTTGCGGAAAACGTTATCCGCGAAGCGATGCACCCGGCGGACCAGTTCGAAGCCTTTCGCGCCTTGGTCGACCGCGGCGCCGGGATTGATGAAATCGCCGCCCGTTTTGGCGTAACCCCGGCGGTCGTTCGGCAGCGGCTGCGGCTCGCTAACGTCTCGCCGGCTCTGCTGGCGCTGTACCGGTCCGATGACATCACCCTCGAACAACTCATGGCCCTGGCCATTACCGACGATCACGCCGCCCAGGAGCGGGTCTGGAATTCCGCGCCATCCGGGTCCGCCTGGCGGGAACCGCAGGCGTTGCGCGCCGCCCTTACCAAAAGCAAGGTGGACGCGACCACCGACAGCCGGATTCGCTTTATCGGAATCGAGACCTACACCGCGGCCGGGGGACACATCGAACGCGACCTGTTCCAGCCCGAACATGAGGGTTACCTGACAGACCCTGCACTGCTCGACCGGTTGGTGGCCGACAAACTGGAGGTTCTCGGTGAGGCCGTCCGTGCCGAAGGCTGGAAATGGGTCGAGGTTTACAGCCGCTTTGATGCATCCCGGCTCGCAACTTTCGAGCGCCTTTACCCGGTCGCGACGGTCCTGCCCCCGGAAGTCAATGCCCGGATCGAGGCGCTCGAGGCTGAGCGGGAGCAACTCCGGGAAGGCTACGCCTGGACGGACGATTACCCGCAGGCCGTTAAAGCGCGATTATCCGAGATCGCGACCCGCCTCGATCAGTTGAGCGGGCGAAACGAGGGTTACCGCGCGGAGGTAAAGGCTTCGGCCGGCGCGATCGTTGCGCTTCGGAACGGTGAACCTTTCGTCTACCGCGGCCTGGTCCGCACCGAAGATAAGCGGGCGGCCGAGGCTGCAACCGCCGAACCGCCGGCAGACAACCACGACGACGATAATAAGAGCCACGACACCAACACCAACACCGGCGCTCAGGCCGGTCTGCCGGGCGCGCTGGTTGAAGAACTTACCGTCCACCGGACGGCCGCGCTTCGTGTGACCCTGGCCGGGCGCCCCGACGTGGCGCTGGCCGCCGTTGCCCACCGCCTTGCGCTGGAATTCTGCTACGGCAGGCCGTCTGACGGCCTGCCCAGTGCCCTTACCATCCGTCCCGCCAAAGCGCCGGACCGGTTGGATCGTCATGGCAAAGCCGTCGAGGAAAGCCCCGCCGGAATTGCCCTGCGGGAGCAACAGGCCCGCTGGCGGTCACGCCTGCCTGAGACGCCCGAAAAGTTATGGGACTGGCTGGTGGCGCAAGAGCAGTCCGTTATCCTCGAACTGCTCGCATTTTGCGCCGCCCAGACCGTCGACGCGGTGCGTCCGGCGCACGTGGGCACAGACCGGGCCCGGCTTGCCGCGGCTGACCGCCTCGCGCATGCCGTCGGCCTCGACATGACGGGTTGGTGGAAGCCGGCCGCGGCCGGCTTCCTGAGCCGGTTGACCAAACACCAGATCCTCGCGGCCTTGGCGGAGGCCGGTGGTGCCGCCGGCGGGGCGGAGCTTAGGAAGCTCAGCAAGAAAGATCTGCTCGTGGAGGCTGAACGGCGGCTCGCCTCCGCCCGCTGGCTGCCCGAACCTCTTCGGCCATTACGTCCCTGA
- a CDS encoding Spy/CpxP family protein refolding chaperone — translation MNLRYLLLPVIAVGLGGSLRAQAPDDSPSSSASPGVEERGGGWHHHHERWLFRELQLTAPQRQQLKAYRSNNRAAFRNALLSYLQAKASLQSAINQNNTANLAGLASNVATAQAQLIQLRAQAEEYIVSNVLTSNQKNVWDQIQAKRASRLQDRISKLQAE, via the coding sequence ATGAATTTAAGATATCTTCTTCTGCCAGTTATTGCCGTTGGCCTGGGCGGCTCGCTTCGGGCGCAAGCCCCCGATGACTCCCCTTCGAGTTCCGCTTCGCCCGGCGTTGAGGAACGTGGAGGCGGCTGGCATCACCATCATGAGCGCTGGTTGTTCAGGGAATTGCAACTAACCGCTCCGCAGCGCCAGCAGCTCAAGGCATATAGATCAAATAACCGGGCGGCGTTCCGAAACGCCCTCTTGTCCTACCTTCAGGCGAAAGCATCTCTGCAGAGCGCAATCAATCAAAACAACACGGCTAACCTTGCCGGCCTGGCTTCAAACGTAGCCACCGCGCAGGCCCAGTTGATTCAGCTGCGCGCCCAAGCGGAGGAATATATTGTTAGCAACGTCTTGACATCCAACCAAAAGAACGTCTGGGACCAGATCCAGGCGAAAAGGGCCAGCCGTTTGCAGGACCGCATCAGCAAGCTGCAAGCAGAATAA
- a CDS encoding outer membrane beta-barrel protein, translating to MIKVPPFVVAILVASAAVAFAGGSEEISKNVVAPAPPPVSLYRSNEWQFDIFGAYAPSGPDSGRYLGDHAWGGGSAVNYFFTRNFGLSLGGDVLDGTGRRSGDVSGDFGLNFLARLPIGNTPLAPYAYGGVGGFVTGSDHNRLFYGYGFRHGNNDDIFFKGQVGLGLEYRFSSHIGAFTDGGYNFVDASHADYGLVRAGIRFAF from the coding sequence ATGATAAAAGTACCACCGTTTGTTGTAGCGATTCTGGTTGCGAGCGCCGCAGTAGCCTTCGCAGGGGGATCGGAAGAAATTTCAAAGAACGTCGTCGCACCCGCGCCGCCTCCGGTGAGCCTTTACAGGAGCAATGAGTGGCAATTCGACATCTTTGGCGCTTATGCCCCTTCCGGTCCCGATAGCGGCCGGTACCTCGGGGACCACGCCTGGGGCGGCGGGAGCGCGGTCAATTATTTCTTCACCCGGAATTTCGGCTTGAGCCTGGGCGGCGACGTTCTCGATGGAACCGGGCGGCGCAGCGGTGACGTGAGTGGCGACTTTGGCCTGAATTTTCTGGCGCGTTTACCCATCGGCAATACTCCGTTGGCTCCCTACGCGTACGGCGGCGTCGGCGGCTTTGTCACCGGATCCGACCATAACCGATTGTTTTATGGTTATGGATTCAGGCACGGCAACAATGACGATATCTTCTTCAAGGGACAGGTTGGGCTCGGCCTTGAGTACCGTTTCTCCAGCCACATCGGTGCGTTTACCGACGGCGGATATAACTTCGTGGACGCCAGCCACGCCGATTACGGGTTAGTTCGTGCCGGCATTCGCTTCGCGTTCTAA